A window from Lachnoanaerobaculum umeaense encodes these proteins:
- a CDS encoding ABC transporter permease — translation MKKVSKAAIIFLGLVTILNYLPIILTVVYSFNKSKLTSVWDGFSLDWYKMLLNDGDIKKALLNSIILALLACMLSLIIGVSAALAMRGKKLIFDDFISNFASLPIMIPEIILGMVFMAIFSYMNLPFGFVTMTIAHSSFCIPYIFLIVRARLMGMDLSLEEAARDLGASEFETFRDVTLPYILPGIASGMLLSFAMSFDDVVISIFTTGPSVNTLAIKIYTKMKTGITPEINALATVILVITVLIIFISEKTRKD, via the coding sequence TTGAAAAAAGTATCAAAAGCAGCCATTATATTTTTGGGTCTGGTAACGATTTTAAATTATCTTCCAATTATACTTACAGTAGTTTATTCCTTCAATAAATCCAAGTTGACAAGTGTATGGGATGGCTTTTCTCTGGACTGGTATAAAATGCTTTTAAATGATGGAGATATAAAGAAAGCACTTTTAAACAGTATTATATTGGCCCTTTTAGCTTGTATGCTTTCGCTTATAATAGGTGTAAGTGCGGCACTTGCCATGAGAGGGAAAAAACTTATTTTTGATGACTTCATCAGTAACTTTGCATCTCTGCCTATAATGATTCCTGAAATTATTTTGGGAATGGTTTTTATGGCAATATTTTCATATATGAACTTGCCTTTTGGTTTTGTAACCATGACGATTGCACATAGTTCATTCTGTATACCATATATATTCTTAATTGTAAGAGCAAGACTTATGGGAATGGACTTGTCCTTGGAAGAGGCTGCAAGAGACCTTGGTGCAAGCGAATTTGAAACATTTAGAGATGTGACATTGCCATATATATTACCGGGAATTGCATCAGGAATGTTATTATCATTTGCAATGTCCTTTGATGATGTGGTAATATCTATATTTACGACCGGTCCTTCAGTAAATACTCTTGCTATCAAGATATATACAAAGATGAAGACAGGTATAACTCCTGAAATAAATGCTCTTGCTACAGTTATTCTGGTGATTACTGTACTTATAATATTTATTTCAGAAAAAACAAGGAAGGATTGA
- a CDS encoding polyamine ABC transporter substrate-binding protein produces the protein MKSKVLGLLGLGAAIALTACGGGSKETTQQGTDTGNSSLKGTTLNLYTWDGMFPQEVLDGFTEKTGVKVNYSNFDLDETMLAKLEETKGGDYDIVVADDYIVQLAIQEGLVTELDKTKISTYGNINPLYQSKFYDPENKYTLPYGAGIPLIAYNPETVNLDITGYEDLWNPELAGNVGIVGNYRVIDGITLKTFGYSFNTNDLAQIQQAGDKLKSLAPNIRLINDNNLQDYLLSGEVGAAFMYTSQVNQALKANPDLKVVYPKEGLGFGVMASFIPSKAPNSEAAYAFLDYINEPEVAAKCFEYIGYFVTNKAAENYVSDDWKDLIVFPEDKLSLIENGELIENINDDANELHNKLWEEFRQKTN, from the coding sequence ATGAAATCTAAAGTATTAGGTTTGCTCGGTTTGGGAGCAGCTATTGCACTTACAGCATGTGGAGGAGGCAGTAAAGAGACGACACAGCAAGGTACAGATACTGGAAATAGCAGTCTTAAGGGTACTACACTAAATCTTTATACATGGGACGGAATGTTTCCACAGGAGGTACTGGACGGATTTACAGAAAAGACCGGTGTAAAGGTAAATTATTCAAACTTTGATCTTGATGAGACAATGCTTGCAAAGCTTGAAGAGACTAAGGGTGGTGATTATGATATAGTTGTGGCAGATGACTATATTGTACAGCTTGCTATACAGGAGGGACTTGTTACTGAGTTGGATAAAACAAAGATTTCAACTTATGGCAATATAAATCCTCTGTATCAAAGCAAGTTCTATGACCCGGAGAATAAGTATACCCTCCCTTATGGAGCCGGTATTCCTTTGATTGCGTATAATCCTGAGACTGTGAATCTGGATATTACAGGTTATGAAGACCTTTGGAATCCTGAACTTGCAGGAAATGTGGGTATTGTGGGAAATTATCGTGTTATAGATGGTATAACATTAAAGACATTTGGGTATTCATTTAATACCAATGATTTAGCTCAGATTCAGCAGGCAGGAGATAAGTTAAAATCACTTGCACCAAATATTCGTCTTATAAATGATAACAATTTGCAGGATTATCTCCTAAGTGGTGAGGTAGGAGCTGCATTTATGTACACTTCACAGGTGAATCAGGCACTCAAGGCAAATCCGGATCTTAAAGTTGTTTATCCAAAGGAGGGTCTTGGCTTCGGCGTAATGGCAAGTTTTATTCCTTCAAAGGCACCAAACTCAGAGGCTGCATACGCATTCTTAGATTATATCAACGAGCCTGAAGTAGCTGCAAAATGTTTTGAATATATAGGATATTTCGTTACCAATAAGGCAGCAGAAAACTATGTTTCAGATGATTGGAAGGATTTGATTGTATTCCCGGAAGACAAGCTTTCACTTATTGAAAATGGTGAATTGATTGAAAATATCAATGATGATGCAAATGAACTGCACAATAAACTTTGGGAAGAGTTTAGACAGAAAACAAATTAA
- a CDS encoding L,D-transpeptidase family protein, whose product MHLKRFSIVIASALIISSVFASSASAGVVKRNVSSESQQPAAVETTASTENTDTTSGGDTSNVVTTNNYIPSTVNDVAFPENLDLDSVVANAGFGNVGGGNTNPEPILGETQMVHFGLWNAAAQEISGAESNNGNYAYSRDGFVRLYLNHSGIGRYYYRTYNIKSGWSTWMNSKETAPITDPENRVQAVQIRVKGYTGVRSDLYYKAVLNDGTVLDWAKNGQTLGTIGTDRYIVALKLTLWDKQTEFTEPTKVLMEAPVYEGTYLDADGQVQYSSANAYTGWAFYNNDQYYFVDGAKQKGWQYINGYKYYLDENTGAVVRDLEPIMGLQGSYQIKYNKATMTMYIMAKDGDNGYIIPFKTFMSTDGPGTPVGTFKTYVKYRWKIMHDNIYCQFLSRFKDGYIIHSLIYRDKADSNRLEAATYNYMDDARSDGCLRLRAGDAAWVYYNTPMNTPVIVYNDPTDKGPVEKDAIDQPIPANQTYDPTDPIMQGR is encoded by the coding sequence ATGCATTTAAAAAGATTTTCAATCGTAATTGCATCCGCACTGATAATTTCTTCAGTATTTGCATCAAGTGCATCTGCAGGAGTTGTAAAGCGAAATGTTTCAAGTGAAAGTCAACAGCCGGCAGCTGTCGAGACTACTGCATCCACTGAAAACACTGATACAACTTCCGGTGGTGATACAAGTAATGTAGTTACTACAAATAACTATATACCATCCACTGTAAATGACGTTGCTTTTCCGGAGAACCTTGACCTTGACAGCGTTGTAGCTAATGCAGGGTTTGGCAATGTAGGCGGTGGTAATACAAATCCTGAGCCTATACTTGGCGAAACACAGATGGTTCACTTTGGCCTTTGGAATGCAGCTGCTCAAGAAATTTCGGGAGCAGAGTCAAACAATGGCAATTATGCTTATTCAAGGGATGGTTTTGTAAGATTGTACCTTAACCATTCAGGTATCGGAAGGTACTACTATAGAACCTATAATATAAAATCAGGATGGTCTACTTGGATGAACTCTAAAGAGACTGCACCTATTACAGATCCTGAGAACAGAGTTCAAGCAGTTCAAATAAGAGTAAAGGGATATACCGGAGTTAGAAGTGACTTATACTATAAGGCCGTTTTAAATGACGGAACTGTACTTGACTGGGCTAAGAACGGTCAAACTCTTGGTACTATCGGTACTGACAGATATATAGTTGCACTTAAGCTCACATTGTGGGATAAGCAGACAGAGTTTACAGAGCCTACAAAGGTTCTTATGGAAGCTCCTGTATATGAGGGTACTTATTTAGATGCAGATGGACAAGTTCAGTATTCATCAGCAAACGCATACACCGGATGGGCATTTTATAATAATGACCAGTACTACTTTGTAGACGGTGCTAAGCAAAAGGGATGGCAGTATATCAATGGCTACAAATATTACCTTGATGAGAATACAGGTGCCGTGGTAAGAGATCTTGAGCCTATTATGGGCTTACAGGGTTCATATCAGATAAAGTACAACAAGGCTACTATGACAATGTATATCATGGCTAAGGACGGAGATAATGGTTATATCATTCCTTTCAAAACATTTATGTCAACAGATGGACCGGGTACTCCTGTAGGTACATTTAAAACATATGTGAAGTACAGATGGAAAATAATGCATGATAATATCTACTGCCAGTTCTTATCAAGATTTAAAGACGGCTATATCATACATTCACTTATTTACCGTGATAAAGCTGATTCAAACAGACTTGAGGCAGCTACATACAATTACATGGATGATGCAAGATCTGACGGATGTCTAAGACTTCGTGCAGGTGATGCAGCTTGGGTATACTATAATACACCTATGAATACACCTGTTATCGTATACAATGATCCAACAGATAAGGGTCCTGTAGAAAAGGACGCTATTGATCAACCAATTCCTGCAAACCAAACCTATGATCCTACAGATCCTATAATGCAGGGAAGGTAA
- the selD gene encoding selenide, water dikinase SelD, with translation MDKLYCKGGGCTAKLGAGILSHILERLPKQNFDENLIVGFDAKDDAAVYKLSEDLAFVQTLDFFPPMVEDPYIFGQIAAANALSDIYAMGGEVKTALNIVCFPQSSDLNLLGEIMRGGLEKVKEAGGVLAGGHSIDDVDVKYGLSVTGIVNPGKIYSNNTGRTKDKLILTKKLGVGIICTAARIGETDEKTLNEAIDSMKTLNKYACEISKKYDIHACTDITGFGFLGHLLEMMDDNKSCEIFANQIPVFEEAKSLADEFLITAGGQRNRNHVGDNVEFNDISFAMEEILFDPQTSGGLLLAVSFDEAESLLEELRCAGLPAAIVGEIKERENVAIKVVNR, from the coding sequence ATGGACAAACTTTATTGTAAAGGCGGAGGTTGTACGGCAAAGTTAGGAGCCGGAATACTCAGCCATATACTAGAGAGATTGCCAAAGCAAAATTTTGACGAAAATTTGATTGTAGGCTTTGATGCAAAGGATGATGCTGCAGTATATAAGCTGAGTGAAGATTTGGCATTTGTTCAAACCTTGGACTTCTTCCCACCAATGGTTGAGGATCCATATATTTTTGGACAGATAGCTGCTGCCAATGCTTTGAGTGATATATATGCTATGGGAGGTGAGGTAAAGACGGCACTTAATATAGTATGTTTTCCACAAAGCAGTGATTTGAATCTGCTTGGAGAAATAATGCGTGGAGGTTTGGAAAAGGTTAAAGAAGCAGGTGGAGTACTTGCAGGAGGGCATTCCATAGATGATGTGGATGTGAAATATGGTTTGAGTGTTACAGGTATTGTAAATCCCGGTAAGATTTATTCTAATAATACAGGTAGAACTAAGGATAAACTAATACTGACTAAGAAGCTTGGTGTAGGAATCATTTGTACTGCTGCCAGAATAGGCGAGACAGATGAAAAAACTTTGAATGAAGCTATAGATTCTATGAAAACTCTGAATAAATATGCATGTGAGATATCAAAAAAATATGATATACATGCCTGTACAGATATTACAGGATTCGGATTTTTGGGACATTTACTTGAAATGATGGATGATAATAAATCATGTGAGATTTTTGCAAATCAAATACCTGTATTTGAAGAGGCAAAATCACTTGCAGATGAGTTTTTGATCACTGCAGGTGGACAAAGAAATAGAAATCATGTTGGCGATAATGTAGAGTTTAATGATATTTCTTTTGCTATGGAGGAGATTTTGTTTGACCCTCAGACATCAGGAGGTCTTTTGCTTGCAGTGTCTTTTGATGAGGCAGAGTCACTTTTAGAAGAACTAAGATGTGCAGGTCTTCCGGCAGCTATAGTCGGAGAAATAAAAGAAAGAGAAAATGTAGCTATAAAAGTAGTTAATAGATAG
- the yedF gene encoding sulfurtransferase-like selenium metabolism protein YedF, with protein sequence MIKVNAIGDACPIPVVKTKNAIRDLGGSGVVEVSVDNEIAVQNLLKMAKQKEYEAKFDKKSNTEYIVTINVNSEVISDTKVTNDSSDEIKLKQTVVVIDSDKMGDGEEEFSKTLLKGFIYALSSQDIPPAKIIFYNTGVRMTTEGSASIEDLKVLLNAGAKIYSCGACLNNYGLSEKLQVGEVTNMYDIVGHLMDADLVIRP encoded by the coding sequence ATGATTAAGGTTAATGCAATAGGGGATGCTTGTCCAATACCGGTAGTTAAAACTAAGAATGCCATAAGAGATCTTGGCGGTAGCGGAGTGGTAGAAGTGAGTGTAGACAATGAGATAGCTGTCCAAAATCTTCTTAAGATGGCAAAGCAAAAAGAATATGAAGCAAAATTTGATAAGAAATCAAACACAGAGTATATTGTGACTATAAATGTTAACTCGGAGGTGATTTCCGATACTAAGGTGACTAATGACAGTTCGGATGAAATAAAGTTAAAACAGACTGTAGTTGTGATAGACTCTGATAAAATGGGAGACGGAGAAGAGGAGTTTAGTAAGACTCTTTTAAAGGGATTTATATATGCCTTAAGTTCACAGGATATACCTCCTGCTAAGATAATTTTCTACAATACAGGTGTAAGGATGACTACAGAGGGTTCTGCAAGTATTGAAGATTTGAAAGTTTTATTAAATGCAGGAGCGAAGATCTATTCATGTGGTGCCTGTTTAAATAACTATGGTCTTAGCGAGAAGCTTCAGGTAGGTGAGGTGACGAATATGTATGATATTGTTGGACATCTCATGGATGCAGACCTTGTGATAAGACCATAA
- a CDS encoding aminotransferase class V-fold PLP-dependent enzyme, with product MIYLDNAATTFKKPQNVIDAINYALASYSNSGRGAYRAALDSGRMVYETRVKIAKFFGSKDPSRVIFTSNATESLNIVLFGIFKAGDHVISTVTEHNSVLRPLYKLESGLGIDLDFVGIDACGRLKYDEFKKYIRPNTKAIVVNHISNVTGEIADLEYISKFAKTNNIYLIVDASQSAGNIDIDMSKMSIDILCFTGHKSLFGPGGTGGIVINRDIYIDSFKVGGSGVQSFNKEQPKEYPTRLEAGTLNIMGIAGLGAGIDFINEVGIRNIHKKEMYLLKRLYDGIKSVKGISFYMDCNSIENEPENIRHGGILSINLDCIPSGELADILGYDYDIAIRAGAHCAPLVHRAFETVEDGIARFSFSYFNTEEEIDATIKAIKEIVEDK from the coding sequence ATGATTTATTTGGACAATGCTGCTACAACATTTAAAAAACCACAGAATGTAATAGATGCTATAAACTATGCTTTGGCTTCGTATAGCAATAGTGGAAGAGGAGCTTATAGAGCTGCACTTGACTCAGGTAGAATGGTATACGAAACTAGGGTTAAGATAGCTAAGTTCTTTGGTAGCAAGGATCCTTCAAGAGTTATTTTCACTTCAAATGCTACAGAAAGCCTAAATATAGTGTTATTTGGTATATTTAAAGCAGGGGACCATGTTATAAGCACGGTTACTGAGCATAATAGTGTGCTAAGACCACTGTATAAGTTGGAAAGTGGACTTGGAATAGATTTGGATTTTGTAGGCATAGATGCTTGTGGCAGGCTAAAATATGATGAATTTAAGAAGTATATAAGACCTAATACTAAGGCAATAGTGGTAAATCATATATCAAATGTGACAGGTGAAATAGCAGATTTAGAATATATCAGTAAATTTGCAAAAACCAATAATATATATCTGATTGTAGATGCATCACAGAGTGCCGGTAATATAGATATAGATATGTCAAAAATGAGCATAGATATACTTTGTTTTACAGGGCATAAATCTCTTTTCGGACCGGGAGGTACAGGTGGCATTGTAATAAATAGGGATATTTACATAGACAGCTTTAAAGTTGGAGGCAGCGGAGTACAGTCATTTAATAAAGAGCAGCCCAAGGAATATCCTACAAGGCTGGAAGCCGGGACACTCAATATAATGGGTATAGCCGGACTGGGTGCCGGTATCGATTTTATAAATGAAGTTGGTATAAGGAATATACATAAAAAAGAAATGTATCTTTTGAAAAGACTGTATGATGGTATAAAGAGTGTCAAAGGTATAAGTTTTTATATGGACTGTAATTCTATTGAAAATGAACCTGAAAATATAAGGCATGGAGGTATTCTTTCTATAAATTTAGATTGTATTCCCTCCGGTGAGTTGGCAGATATACTGGGTTATGACTATGATATAGCTATAAGGGCAGGAGCACATTGTGCACCGCTTGTACACAGAGCATTTGAGACAGTGGAAGACGGCATAGCCAGATTTTCTTTTTCATATTTTAACACTGAGGAAGAAATTGATGCAACAATCAAAGCAATAAAAGAAATAGTGGAAGATAAATGA
- a CDS encoding DUF3343 domain-containing protein, with product MREKSWKYIVTFQTTTAAMAFESLCEKENVPGRLIPVPKEISSGCGLAWCVAYESANLVDDLIEKKKPLYDKADKVWH from the coding sequence ATGAGAGAAAAAAGTTGGAAATATATAGTTACTTTTCAAACAACTACAGCTGCAATGGCCTTTGAGAGCTTATGTGAAAAGGAAAATGTTCCGGGAAGATTGATACCGGTGCCAAAGGAGATCTCATCAGGATGTGGTCTGGCATGGTGTGTAGCATATGAATCTGCAAATCTTGTGGATGATTTGATTGAAAAGAAGAAACCGCTATATGACAAAGCCGACAAAGTTTGGCATTAG
- a CDS encoding uracil-xanthine permease family protein — MDVKSKSSDVSIENIYKLDGRVPVAKAIPFGLQHVMAMFVANLAPILIVCGASKLLGSDADAIGGVELARIMQSAMFIAGLGTLVQLYPVWKIGSRLPVVMGVSFTFVQALVYIGTNFNYQTAIGAIIVGGCVEGCLGLTYKYWKKIVSPIVSACVVTTIGFSLLAVGARSFGGGYVKDFGAPKYMIVGLITLVSCIAFSSLAKGFWKQLNVMFGLIVGYITSLMFGIVDFSHFTGTINTVGFIALPRVLPYKPIFNPGAILSVVLIFLVSAAETIGDTTAVVAGGLDRDITEKEVSGSLACDGFLSAVSGVFGCMPITSFSQNVGLIAMTKVVNRFTIMFGALILILAGIFPPIGAFFSTLPEPVLGGCTIVMFGTIVVSGMDMIGKCGFNQRNTIIAALSISIGIGFTQTPEIFQYLPNVIGDVFAGNSVAGVFVLSMLLNFLLPKDMDIKKLTGM; from the coding sequence ATGGATGTAAAATCAAAAAGTTCAGATGTAAGTATTGAGAATATTTACAAGCTGGACGGAAGAGTTCCGGTGGCAAAGGCAATACCATTCGGACTACAGCATGTTATGGCTATGTTTGTTGCCAATCTGGCACCTATACTTATAGTATGTGGTGCGTCAAAGTTACTTGGAAGTGATGCTGATGCGATCGGTGGAGTGGAGCTTGCAAGAATCATGCAAAGTGCCATGTTTATAGCAGGCCTTGGAACTTTGGTACAGTTATATCCTGTATGGAAAATTGGTTCAAGATTGCCGGTTGTAATGGGAGTAAGCTTTACCTTTGTACAGGCACTGGTCTATATAGGTACTAATTTTAATTATCAAACAGCGATTGGTGCGATAATAGTCGGCGGATGTGTAGAAGGCTGTCTTGGATTAACTTATAAGTATTGGAAAAAGATAGTTTCACCAATAGTTTCGGCTTGTGTAGTTACTACCATAGGTTTTTCTCTACTTGCAGTAGGTGCAAGAAGCTTCGGAGGAGGCTATGTGAAGGATTTTGGTGCTCCAAAGTATATGATTGTAGGTCTTATAACACTTGTATCATGTATAGCATTCAGTTCGCTTGCGAAGGGGTTTTGGAAGCAGCTTAATGTAATGTTTGGTCTTATAGTTGGATATATAACTTCTCTTATGTTTGGTATTGTAGATTTTTCACATTTTACAGGAACAATAAATACAGTGGGATTTATCGCATTGCCGAGAGTACTGCCATATAAGCCAATATTTAATCCCGGTGCAATTTTATCAGTTGTACTAATTTTCTTGGTATCTGCTGCAGAGACGATCGGTGATACAACTGCTGTAGTGGCAGGTGGACTTGACAGGGATATTACAGAAAAGGAAGTATCCGGATCGCTTGCCTGTGACGGATTTCTAAGTGCTGTATCAGGTGTGTTTGGATGTATGCCTATAACATCATTTTCACAAAATGTTGGGCTTATTGCAATGACGAAGGTAGTAAACAGATTTACTATAATGTTTGGTGCATTGATACTTATATTGGCGGGAATATTTCCACCAATAGGTGCATTTTTCTCAACATTACCGGAACCTGTACTTGGTGGATGTACAATAGTTATGTTCGGTACTATAGTGGTAAGCGGAATGGATATGATCGGAAAATGTGGATTTAATCAAAGAAATACAATAATTGCAGCTTTATCTATAAGTATCGGAATAGGCTTTACCCAGACGCCTGAGATTTTCCAATATTTACCAAATGTAATAGGAGATGTTTTTGCAGGTAATTCAGTTGCAGGTGTATTTGTACTTTCAATGCTTTTAAATTTCTTATTACCAAAGGATATGGATATAAAGAAACTGACAGGAATGTAA
- the yqeC gene encoding selenium cofactor biosynthesis protein YqeC yields the protein MIISLVGGGGKTTTMFYIGRYFAKEGKNVIVTTTTHIVKPENYMDIDSAKELKNITFGEEPVVIGKDIGEKLSSPDIKEVEAFDKYADIVLVEADGAKRLPIKLPRDGEPVLPEKTDICIVCMGIDAVGEKISEKCFRYEIAKELFGWNKDHVLSTEDAARILTDKRAGFKGINNNKCVFVINKVDGEEDMKKALEVENYIKFFCKENGFDNFRVSITSYRENRAFCDFDFL from the coding sequence ATGATAATTTCATTAGTTGGTGGTGGTGGAAAGACCACCACCATGTTTTATATAGGGAGATATTTTGCCAAAGAGGGCAAGAATGTAATAGTCACCACTACTACTCATATAGTAAAACCGGAAAATTATATGGATATAGATTCTGCAAAAGAACTAAAAAATATTACTTTTGGAGAGGAACCTGTTGTTATAGGCAAAGATATAGGTGAAAAGTTATCATCACCGGATATAAAAGAGGTGGAAGCCTTTGATAAATACGCTGATATTGTATTGGTTGAGGCTGACGGTGCCAAGAGGTTACCTATAAAATTGCCAAGAGATGGAGAACCGGTGCTACCTGAAAAAACTGATATATGTATAGTATGTATGGGTATTGATGCGGTAGGGGAAAAAATAAGTGAAAAATGCTTTAGGTATGAAATAGCTAAAGAACTCTTTGGGTGGAATAAAGATCATGTACTCAGCACAGAGGATGCTGCAAGAATTTTGACAGACAAAAGAGCAGGATTTAAAGGCATAAATAATAATAAATGCGTGTTTGTTATAAATAAGGTGGACGGTGAAGAGGATATGAAAAAAGCTTTAGAAGTAGAGAATTATATAAAGTTTTTTTGTAAAGAGAACGGATTTGATAATTTCAGGGTTTCAATAACTTCATATAGAGAGAATAGGGCGTTTTGTGATTTTGATTTTTTATAA
- the yqeB gene encoding selenium-dependent molybdenum cofactor biosynthesis protein YqeB, giving the protein MNKKIWIRGAGDLATGIALRFFRSGFDVIMSDIAVPTTVRRTVAFSPAIYEGEAIVEGISGKFCDNISEIDSIIESGAIPIIVDPSGDIMREYKPEVIVDAIIAKTNIGTGIDDAKIVIGVGPGFEAGVDCHAVVETKRGHNLGRVIWSGSAYPNTGVPGNIGGYTVERIIRATADGIFKANVSIGDSVKAGDLVAYCDKTPVYAGIDGIVRGLLQDGVKVKTGMKSGDVDPRAQKDYCFSVSDKARAIGGGVLEAVLGLMSSRKI; this is encoded by the coding sequence ATGAATAAAAAAATTTGGATAAGAGGTGCCGGAGATCTGGCAACGGGAATTGCTTTGAGATTTTTTAGGTCAGGTTTTGATGTGATAATGTCTGATATTGCCGTACCGACAACAGTTAGAAGAACGGTAGCATTCTCACCTGCGATATATGAGGGCGAGGCAATAGTTGAGGGTATATCAGGTAAATTCTGTGATAATATATCAGAGATAGACAGTATAATTGAGTCAGGTGCTATTCCAATTATAGTGGATCCAAGCGGTGATATTATGAGAGAATATAAGCCTGAAGTTATAGTGGATGCAATTATTGCAAAAACCAATATTGGTACCGGAATAGATGATGCAAAGATAGTGATCGGTGTGGGTCCGGGATTTGAGGCCGGAGTTGATTGTCATGCTGTAGTTGAGACAAAAAGAGGTCATAATCTTGGTAGGGTGATCTGGAGTGGCAGTGCTTATCCAAATACCGGAGTGCCGGGGAATATTGGCGGATATACTGTAGAAAGAATAATAAGGGCAACTGCTGACGGAATTTTTAAGGCTAATGTAAGTATTGGTGACAGTGTAAAAGCAGGGGATTTAGTAGCGTATTGTGATAAAACTCCGGTATATGCCGGTATAGATGGAATAGTAAGAGGTCTTTTACAAGATGGTGTAAAGGTAAAGACCGGTATGAAATCAGGAGATGTGGATCCCAGAGCGCAAAAGGATTATTGCTTTAGCGTGTCTGATAAGGCTCGTGCTATTGGAGGTGGTGTACTGGAAGCTGTACTTGGACTTATGAGTAGTAGGAAAATCTGA
- a CDS encoding nucleotidyltransferase family protein yields MDLIILAAGEGKRFGGDKLMSDINGVKLYQYMENTYKKAYDFENKIIVGKDIEILDYFKKRGFISVYNDRPDLGKSRSIKLAVKALKCLEHSEAVMFGVCDQPLLKSETISKIIGQFQNFNKSIGSVRCNGRLGNPCIFSSKWFDELLDLGEDQGGKKLIKRHLQEVLFVDIEDEDELLDIDTREAYTYILKKIQ; encoded by the coding sequence ATGGATCTGATCATTTTGGCAGCCGGAGAGGGTAAAAGATTTGGCGGTGACAAGTTGATGTCCGACATAAATGGAGTCAAGTTGTACCAATATATGGAAAATACATATAAAAAGGCATACGATTTTGAAAATAAGATAATTGTAGGAAAAGATATAGAAATACTTGACTACTTTAAAAAAAGAGGATTTATCTCTGTATACAATGACAGACCTGATCTTGGAAAGTCCAGATCTATAAAACTGGCGGTAAAGGCATTAAAGTGCTTGGAGCATTCTGAGGCTGTCATGTTTGGAGTATGTGATCAGCCACTTTTAAAATCTGAGACTATATCTAAAATTATAGGTCAGTTTCAAAATTTCAATAAAAGCATTGGCAGTGTAAGATGTAATGGACGACTTGGCAATCCATGTATATTTTCAAGCAAATGGTTTGATGAATTACTTGATCTTGGAGAGGATCAGGGAGGAAAAAAACTTATAAAGAGGCATCTACAAGAAGTTCTGTTCGTAGATATAGAGGATGAAGATGAATTGTTGGATATTGACACCAGGGAGGCTTATACATATATTCTAAAAAAAATACAGTAA